In Devosia sp. XK-2, one DNA window encodes the following:
- a CDS encoding ActS/PrrB/RegB family redox-sensitive histidine kinase, which yields MTDQSQPQLPLPSSWRPLRLQTLVLLRWLAVAGQTIGVLFVNWGLGFPLPLLECLVLIGLSAALNIGLTFRLGPHYRLSARIAALQLAFDLCQLGGLLALTGGLENPFSLLLLAPVSVSATSLPQRQAFLIALLAAVIASLLALAHLPLPWEPNERIIFNRIYVIGIWVSIICGVVFISAYTNRVAHDARQIADALAATELALSRREQLSALDGLAAAAAHELGTPLSTIALAAKEMRDEVDKNSQLAEDVELIIAQAARCRAILAKLRNLGSEPADLFAEAPLPDILDEVARPHEGRGKVILFDAEKTSGPPPVFPRSVGLLYGLGNLIENATDFAAQTVRIESGWDQGSITVSIIDDGKGFAPELIARLGEPYLTSRPRDPTGSDAHQPGGLGLGIFIAKTLLERTGAKLTFDNAEPHGHARVRIIWPRAVLG from the coding sequence ATGACCGATCAGAGCCAACCGCAATTGCCCCTGCCCTCGAGCTGGCGGCCGCTGCGGCTGCAAACGCTGGTGCTGCTGCGCTGGCTGGCCGTGGCCGGCCAGACCATCGGTGTGCTTTTCGTCAATTGGGGCCTGGGTTTCCCCCTGCCACTGTTGGAATGCCTGGTGCTGATCGGGCTCTCGGCCGCGCTCAATATCGGGCTCACCTTCCGGCTGGGTCCGCATTACCGGCTCTCGGCGCGGATAGCGGCGCTGCAACTGGCCTTCGACCTCTGCCAGCTCGGGGGGCTTCTGGCGCTGACCGGTGGGCTCGAAAATCCGTTCTCTCTCCTGCTTTTGGCGCCGGTATCGGTATCGGCGACATCGCTGCCGCAGCGGCAGGCCTTCCTGATCGCGCTGCTGGCAGCGGTCATCGCCTCCTTGCTGGCGCTGGCGCATCTGCCGCTGCCCTGGGAGCCCAATGAACGCATCATCTTCAATCGCATCTATGTGATCGGTATCTGGGTGTCGATCATCTGCGGCGTGGTCTTCATCTCCGCCTATACCAATCGCGTAGCCCATGATGCCCGCCAGATCGCTGACGCGCTGGCGGCCACTGAGCTGGCTTTGTCGCGGCGCGAGCAGCTTTCCGCGCTCGACGGCCTTGCCGCCGCCGCCGCCCATGAACTGGGCACCCCCCTCTCGACCATTGCTCTGGCCGCCAAGGAAATGCGCGACGAGGTCGACAAGAACAGCCAGCTTGCCGAGGATGTGGAACTGATCATAGCCCAGGCAGCGCGCTGCCGGGCCATTCTTGCCAAGCTCCGCAATCTGGGCAGCGAACCGGCGGACCTGTTTGCCGAAGCGCCGCTGCCCGACATTCTGGACGAGGTGGCACGGCCCCATGAGGGGCGCGGCAAGGTCATTCTGTTCGATGCGGAGAAAACCTCCGGGCCACCGCCCGTCTTTCCACGCAGTGTGGGCCTCCTCTATGGCCTGGGCAATCTGATCGAGAATGCCACTGACTTTGCCGCCCAGACCGTGCGTATTGAAAGCGGCTGGGACCAGGGCAGCATCACCGTATCGATCATCGATGATGGCAAGGGTTTTGCCCCCGAACTGATCGCGCGGCTGGGTGAACCCTATCTCACCAGCCGGCCACGTGATCCCACAGGCAGCGATGCACACCAGCCCGGTGGGCTTGGTCTGGGCATTTTCATTGCCAAGACCCTGCTGGAGCGTACGGGCGCCAAGCTCACTTTCGACAATGCTGAACCACATGGCCATGCGCGGGTGCGCATCATCTGGCCGCGTGCCGTTCTCGGATGA
- a CDS encoding ActR/PrrA/RegA family redox response regulator transcription factor, producing MDTIEDLLAADPSLLLVDDDAAFLSRLERAMTRRGFEVRIAGTVSAGLAAVAERPPAYAVVDLRLEDGNGLDVVSALHQKRPDARAVVLTGYGNIATAVTAVKLGAMDYLSKPADADDVINALLATGEDKPEPPENPMSADRVRWEHIQRVYELCDRNVSETARRLNMHRRTLQRILAKRAPR from the coding sequence ATGGATACGATTGAAGACCTTCTGGCTGCCGATCCGAGCCTTTTGCTTGTCGATGATGATGCAGCTTTCCTGAGCCGCCTCGAGCGCGCCATGACGCGCCGGGGCTTTGAAGTGCGCATTGCCGGAACCGTTTCGGCGGGCCTGGCCGCGGTTGCCGAACGCCCGCCCGCCTATGCGGTGGTCGATCTCCGGCTCGAAGACGGCAACGGTCTCGATGTCGTTTCGGCCCTGCACCAGAAGCGCCCCGATGCCCGCGCCGTGGTTTTGACCGGCTATGGCAATATCGCCACGGCGGTGACGGCGGTGAAGCTGGGCGCCATGGATTATCTCAGTAAGCCCGCCGATGCCGACGACGTGATCAACGCTCTGCTGGCCACTGGCGAGGACAAGCCCGAGCCGCCGGAAAACCCGATGTCGGCCGACCGGGTGCGTTGGGAACATATCCAGCGCGTCTATGAATTGTGCGACCGCAACGTCTCCGAGACTGCCCGGCGGCTCAACATGCATCGGCGCACCCTGCAGCGCATCCTAGCCAAAAGGGCGCCGCGCTGA
- a CDS encoding DUF1428 domain-containing protein: protein MTYIDGMVTAVPKANRQAYIAHASRAADMLKSWGATRIVENWGDDVPRGEVNDFYGAVQAKDDEVVVFSWIEYPDKATRDAAMAKMMTPEAMKEFGEMPFDGKRMIFGGFETLFAK from the coding sequence ATGACCTATATCGATGGAATGGTGACCGCCGTGCCCAAGGCAAACAGGCAGGCCTATATCGCGCATGCCAGCCGGGCGGCCGATATGCTCAAATCCTGGGGCGCGACCCGCATTGTCGAAAATTGGGGCGACGATGTCCCGAGGGGCGAAGTGAACGACTTCTATGGGGCGGTGCAGGCCAAGGATGACGAAGTGGTCGTCTTCTCCTGGATCGAATATCCCGACAAGGCCACGCGCGACGCGGCCATGGCCAAGATGATGACCCCCGAGGCCATGAAGGAATTCGGGGAAATGCCCTTCGATGGCAAACGCATGATCTTTGGCGGCTTCGAAACGCTGTTTGCGAAATAG
- a CDS encoding MBL fold metallo-hydrolase yields MTVTLHFHGAAGTVTGSCYRVVHPGGQFLVDCGLFQGNKSVRELNLKPTPFDPKKIDFLLLTHAHIDHAGLLPKLYREGWRGPMWMTGPTAGLLEYLLPDGAGIQESEAERENRKRGRRGDEPVKPLYTMADAEETLEHRNICDYGEWITPGPGVRARYWNAGHIIGSASIEVEVDNGNGKPVRLMFSGDIGPDEKVFYTEPEGPSGFDYILCESTYGGREREEYTLEERRETLRAEIQDALGRGGNLIIPTFAVERSQELLHDIGTLIKLGEIDPQLVALDSPLASKVTGVYRKYAKMFEDTELSANELFNDKRFRIIEAVEDSKGLNAIKGGAIIMSASGMADAGRIKHHLRNNLIRSNATVLFVGYQAPGTLGQIILSGAKEVRIHGSLVPVRATIRSMGNYSAHADHSELMDWISRRLPAHGALFLTHGEDDERHALRDALVAAGKLGGDQVVLPQLDDFFELSATGIQAAKAPPARRVDLKQMPSDWHNAFSDFTIRLSRRLRELPDVDKLALMQALQAELSAQGADPSPKGRPTPITPVETAGYDE; encoded by the coding sequence ATGACCGTTACCCTTCACTTCCACGGCGCGGCGGGCACGGTGACCGGCTCGTGCTATCGCGTGGTGCATCCGGGCGGGCAGTTCCTGGTCGATTGCGGCCTGTTCCAGGGCAATAAAAGCGTGCGCGAGCTCAACCTCAAACCGACCCCCTTCGATCCGAAAAAGATCGATTTCCTGCTGCTGACCCACGCCCATATCGACCATGCCGGGCTTCTGCCCAAGCTTTACCGCGAAGGCTGGCGCGGGCCGATGTGGATGACCGGGCCGACGGCGGGGCTGCTGGAATATCTGCTGCCCGACGGCGCCGGCATCCAGGAAAGCGAGGCGGAGCGGGAAAACCGCAAGCGCGGCCGGCGGGGCGACGAGCCGGTCAAGCCGCTCTACACCATGGCCGACGCCGAGGAGACGCTGGAGCATCGCAATATCTGCGACTATGGCGAATGGATCACGCCGGGTCCGGGCGTGCGCGCGCGCTATTGGAATGCGGGCCACATTATCGGCTCTGCCTCGATCGAGGTGGAGGTCGACAATGGCAATGGCAAGCCGGTACGATTGATGTTTTCGGGCGATATCGGCCCGGACGAGAAGGTCTTTTACACCGAGCCGGAGGGCCCTTCCGGGTTCGACTATATCTTGTGCGAATCGACCTATGGCGGCCGCGAGCGGGAGGAATATACGCTCGAAGAACGCCGGGAAACGCTCAGGGCGGAGATCCAGGACGCGCTGGGTCGAGGCGGCAATCTGATCATCCCTACCTTTGCGGTCGAGCGCAGCCAGGAATTGCTGCACGATATCGGCACGCTGATCAAACTGGGAGAGATCGATCCACAATTGGTGGCGCTCGATTCGCCGCTGGCCAGCAAGGTCACCGGCGTCTATCGCAAATATGCGAAAATGTTCGAGGACACCGAACTCAGCGCCAATGAATTGTTCAACGACAAGCGCTTCCGCATCATTGAGGCGGTGGAGGATTCCAAGGGACTCAATGCCATAAAGGGCGGGGCCATCATCATGTCGGCCTCGGGCATGGCCGATGCCGGACGCATCAAGCACCATTTGCGCAACAATCTGATCCGCTCCAATGCGACGGTGTTGTTTGTGGGCTACCAGGCGCCGGGTACGCTGGGCCAGATCATCCTGTCCGGCGCCAAGGAGGTGCGCATTCACGGCTCGCTGGTGCCGGTGCGCGCCACCATCCGCTCCATGGGCAATTATTCGGCCCATGCCGACCATTCCGAATTGATGGACTGGATCAGCCGGCGCCTGCCGGCGCATGGCGCCCTGTTCCTGACCCATGGCGAGGACGATGAGCGCCACGCCCTGCGCGACGCCCTGGTTGCGGCCGGCAAGCTCGGCGGCGACCAGGTTGTTCTGCCCCAACTCGACGATTTCTTCGAGCTCAGCGCCACCGGCATCCAGGCGGCCAAGGCCCCGCCGGCGCGCCGGGTGGACCTCAAGCAAATGCCCTCGGACTGGCACAATGCCTTTTCCGACTTCACCATCCGCCTCAGTCGCCGTCTGCGCGAATTACCCGATGTCGACAAACTGGCCCTGATGCAGGCCCTCCAAGCCGAACTCTCGGCCCAGGGCGCCGATCCCAGCCCGAAGGGCAGACCGACGCCGATCACCCCAGTAGAAACGGCTGGATATGACGAATAG
- a CDS encoding DUF2793 domain-containing protein, translating into MDETARLSLPFIMPGQALKHITHNDALNRLDALVQPVVESAALTTPPATPLSGEAWIVPTGAGGAWAGHAQEIVAWQDNAWIFYDPAKGWQVFDRASEAVLVFSGSAWVSVASTGSGLWQLGVNTSADGTNRLAVASAATLLTHDGADHQLKINKAASGDTASLLFQSNWSGRAEMGLMGDDNWRIKVSADGATWTDAIAIDAGTDTVTIAGVLKPAADNAQTLGASGARWSAVWSATGTIQTSDERHKSGIAPSDLGLDFIRRLEPVRYAWKGGDERHHYGLVAQRVAAIVADLAIDFGGHVLADPQDPDSQQALRYDQFIAPLIKAVQELAERVEGLERKTPNP; encoded by the coding sequence ATGGACGAAACCGCCCGCCTTTCCCTGCCCTTCATCATGCCGGGCCAGGCCCTCAAACACATTACCCATAATGATGCCCTCAACCGGCTCGATGCGCTGGTGCAGCCGGTGGTGGAATCCGCGGCGCTGACCACGCCCCCGGCAACGCCGCTGTCCGGCGAAGCCTGGATCGTGCCCACGGGCGCCGGTGGGGCCTGGGCCGGCCATGCGCAGGAGATCGTTGCCTGGCAGGACAACGCCTGGATATTTTACGATCCGGCCAAGGGCTGGCAGGTTTTCGACCGGGCCAGCGAGGCCGTGCTGGTCTTCTCCGGTAGCGCCTGGGTGTCCGTGGCGTCCACGGGGTCCGGCCTGTGGCAATTGGGGGTCAATACCAGCGCCGACGGCACCAACCGGCTGGCCGTGGCCTCAGCGGCAACGCTCCTGACCCATGATGGCGCCGATCACCAGCTCAAGATCAACAAGGCCGCAAGCGGCGATACGGCGAGCCTGTTGTTCCAGTCCAATTGGTCCGGCCGCGCCGAAATGGGGCTGATGGGCGACGACAATTGGCGCATCAAGGTCAGCGCGGACGGCGCGACCTGGACCGATGCGATCGCAATCGATGCCGGCACCGATACCGTCACCATTGCCGGGGTGCTCAAACCCGCTGCTGACAATGCCCAGACGCTCGGGGCCAGCGGGGCGCGCTGGTCCGCGGTGTGGTCGGCAACCGGCACGATCCAGACCTCGGATGAGCGGCACAAGTCCGGCATCGCGCCGAGCGATCTGGGGCTCGATTTCATCCGCCGGCTCGAACCGGTCCGCTATGCCTGGAAAGGCGGCGACGAGCGGCATCACTATGGCCTCGTCGCCCAACGGGTTGCCGCGATTGTGGCCGACCTCGCCATCGACTTTGGCGGCCATGTGCTGGCCGATCCGCAAGATCCCGACAGCCAGCAAGCCCTGCGCTATGACCAGTTCATCGCCCCGCTGATCAAGGCGGTGCAGGAACTGGCGGAGCGCGTGGAGGGGTTGGAGCGGAAGACCCCCAACCCCTGA
- a CDS encoding metal ABC transporter permease — MAWYEMALWPFQLPFMVQAMIIAVLVAVPTALLSCFLVLKGWSLMGDAISHAVLPGVVLAYIVGLPIGIGAFIAGMVCALSVGFLKEHSRIKEDTVMGVVFAGLFGLGIVLYTAITTDVHLDHILFGNMLGVNGDDIVLAVIIALVVVLIIGAKWRDLMLFIFDAQQAGAIGLNTRLLHYGLLAMISLTIVGALQAVGMILVIALLIAPGAIAFLITRRFGVMLLVAMAVSVGCNLVGVYLSFFLDSAPAPTIVLLLSACFVVAFIATQRSRVAAV; from the coding sequence ATGGCCTGGTATGAAATGGCCCTCTGGCCCTTCCAATTGCCCTTCATGGTGCAGGCCATGATCATTGCGGTGCTGGTGGCCGTGCCCACCGCCCTGCTCTCATGCTTTCTGGTGCTCAAGGGCTGGTCGCTCATGGGCGATGCCATCTCCCATGCCGTGCTGCCCGGGGTGGTCCTGGCCTATATTGTGGGCCTGCCCATCGGCATCGGCGCCTTTATCGCCGGCATGGTCTGTGCGCTCTCGGTCGGCTTTCTCAAGGAACATAGCCGCATCAAGGAAGATACGGTGATGGGCGTGGTCTTTGCGGGCCTTTTTGGCCTGGGTATCGTGCTCTACACCGCCATCACCACCGATGTACATCTCGATCACATCCTGTTCGGCAATATGCTGGGGGTGAATGGCGACGACATCGTGCTCGCCGTCATCATTGCGCTCGTCGTGGTGCTGATCATCGGCGCCAAATGGCGCGACCTGATGCTGTTCATCTTCGATGCGCAGCAGGCCGGCGCCATCGGGCTCAATACCCGCCTGTTGCATTATGGGCTGTTGGCGATGATCTCGCTGACCATTGTTGGTGCCTTGCAGGCCGTGGGCATGATCCTGGTCATCGCGCTGCTGATCGCGCCCGGCGCCATTGCCTTTCTCATCACAAGGCGCTTCGGCGTGATGCTGCTGGTGGCCATGGCCGTCTCGGTGGGCTGCAATCTGGTCGGGGTTTATCTCAGCTTCTTCCTCGACAGCGCTCCGGCACCCACCATCGTCCTCCTGCTCAGCGCCTGTTTCGTAGTGGCCTTTATCGCCACGCAACGCAGCCGCGTGGCGGCGGTCTAG
- a CDS encoding metal ABC transporter permease produces the protein MIDLLLEPFSYNYMVSAMWVSALVGGVCAFLSAYLMLKGWSLIGDALSHSIVPGVAGAYMLGLPFSLGAFLSGGLAAGAMLFLSQRTKLREDAVIGLIFTGFFGLGLFMVSVSPTAVDVQSIVLGNILAITPEDTLQLVLISVVTLAVMLVIWKDLMVTFFDESHARSIGLRTTWLKAIFFTLLSAATVAAMQTVGAFLVIAMVVTPGATAYLLADRFPRLILIAIAVGVLSSSIGAYLSYFLDGATGGIIVVLQTLVFLTAFIFAPKHGWLAARRRIAEETA, from the coding sequence ATGATCGATCTGCTGCTCGAGCCCTTTTCCTACAATTACATGGTCAGCGCCATGTGGGTCTCGGCCCTGGTCGGCGGTGTCTGCGCCTTTCTTTCGGCCTATCTCATGCTCAAGGGCTGGTCGCTGATCGGCGACGCGCTTTCCCATTCCATCGTGCCCGGTGTGGCAGGCGCCTATATGCTGGGCCTGCCCTTTTCGCTGGGCGCCTTTCTCTCGGGCGGGCTGGCAGCGGGGGCGATGCTGTTTCTCAGCCAGCGCACAAAATTGCGTGAGGACGCGGTCATCGGCCTCATCTTTACCGGGTTTTTCGGCCTTGGCCTGTTCATGGTGTCGGTTTCGCCGACCGCGGTGGATGTGCAATCCATCGTGCTGGGTAATATCCTGGCCATCACGCCCGAAGATACGCTGCAATTGGTGCTGATCTCGGTGGTGACGCTGGCGGTGATGCTGGTGATCTGGAAAGATCTCATGGTCACCTTTTTCGACGAGAGCCATGCCCGCTCCATTGGCCTCAGGACCACCTGGCTCAAGGCGATCTTCTTTACGCTTCTGAGCGCCGCCACGGTCGCGGCCATGCAGACCGTGGGCGCCTTCCTGGTCATCGCCATGGTGGTGACGCCCGGCGCCACCGCCTATCTGCTCGCCGACCGCTTTCCGCGCCTTATTCTGATCGCCATTGCCGTGGGCGTCCTGTCTTCGTCCATCGGCGCATATCTCAGCTATTTCCTCGATGGCGCCACCGGCGGCATTATCGTGGTGCTGCAGACCCTTGTCTTCCTCACCGCCTTCATATTCGCCCCCAAGCATGGCTGGCTGGCCGCAAGGCGGCGCATTGCCGAGGAGACCGCCTGA
- a CDS encoding manganese/iron ABC transporter ATP-binding protein, with amino-acid sequence MDPVKDNRGPGIAVNEITVAYRNGTTALRHASFTSPRGSITALVGVNGAGKSTIFKAIMGFVPVVSGSISILGQEGRQAQRQNKVAYVPQSEDVDWNFPVLVEDVVMMGRFGHMNMLRIPRAVDREKVDAALARVNMSQYAKRQIGELSGGQKKRVFLARALAQEGEVILLDEPFTGVDVKTEDAIIALLRDLRDEGKVILVSTHNLGSVPEFCDRTVMVKGTVLAYGPTAEVFTRDKLEEAFGGVLRHFVLSGPGLHADDDPRHLSVLTDDERPLVFYGEEGKESAQQSSREK; translated from the coding sequence ATTGACCCAGTGAAAGACAATCGAGGCCCCGGCATCGCGGTAAACGAGATTACCGTTGCCTATCGCAACGGCACGACCGCCCTGCGCCATGCCAGCTTTACCAGCCCGCGCGGTTCGATCACCGCGCTGGTTGGCGTCAATGGCGCAGGCAAATCCACCATTTTCAAGGCCATTATGGGTTTTGTGCCGGTGGTCAGCGGTTCCATCTCCATTCTGGGGCAGGAAGGCCGGCAGGCGCAGCGCCAGAACAAGGTGGCCTATGTGCCCCAGTCCGAGGATGTGGACTGGAACTTCCCCGTCCTGGTCGAGGATGTGGTGATGATGGGCCGGTTCGGCCATATGAACATGCTGCGCATTCCGCGCGCCGTGGACCGGGAAAAGGTCGATGCGGCCCTGGCCCGGGTCAATATGAGCCAATATGCCAAGCGCCAGATCGGCGAATTGTCCGGCGGGCAGAAAAAGCGCGTCTTTCTGGCCCGCGCCCTGGCGCAGGAAGGCGAAGTGATCCTGCTCGACGAACCCTTTACCGGGGTCGATGTCAAAACCGAGGATGCCATTATCGCCTTGTTGCGGGATCTACGCGACGAGGGCAAGGTCATTCTGGTTTCGACCCATAATCTGGGCTCGGTGCCCGAATTCTGCGACCGCACCGTCATGGTCAAGGGTACGGTGCTGGCCTATGGGCCCACCGCCGAAGTTTTTACCCGCGACAAGCTCGAAGAGGCCTTTGGCGGCGTTTTGCGCCACTTCGTCCTGTCCGGACCGGGCCTGCATGCCGATGACGATCCGCGCCATCTCTCGGTCCTGACCGATGACGAACGGCCGCTGGTCTTTTACGGCGAAGAGGGCAAGGAATCTGCGCAACAGTCGAGCCGCGAGAAATGA
- a CDS encoding metal ABC transporter substrate-binding protein, giving the protein MYRRLFATLILAAPLAAALPAMAQDRLKAVTSFTILADMAQNVAGDAADVVSITKPGAEIHNYQPTPGDLVAAQDADLILWNGLNLEQWFAQFLDNLPDVPSVVLSEGVEPIGIGEGPYEGKPNPHAWMSPTDALIYVDNIRAAFVEADPANADIYNANAEAYAAEITATVEPIRQALSAIPEENRWLVTSEGAFSYLARDFGLKELYLWPINADQQGTPRQVRNVIDAVREHNIPVVFSESTISSKPAEQVARETGAKYGGVLYVDSLSEADGPVPTYLDLLDVTTATIAAGLTQ; this is encoded by the coding sequence ATGTATCGTCGCCTTTTCGCCACCTTGATCCTTGCCGCACCGCTGGCCGCGGCCCTGCCTGCCATGGCGCAGGACCGCCTCAAGGCAGTCACCAGTTTCACCATTCTGGCCGATATGGCGCAGAACGTTGCCGGGGATGCGGCCGATGTGGTCTCGATCACCAAGCCGGGCGCGGAAATTCATAATTACCAGCCCACGCCGGGCGATCTGGTGGCGGCGCAGGATGCCGATCTGATCCTGTGGAACGGGTTGAATCTGGAGCAATGGTTCGCCCAGTTTCTCGATAATCTCCCCGATGTGCCCAGCGTGGTTTTGAGCGAGGGCGTCGAGCCGATCGGCATTGGCGAAGGGCCCTATGAAGGCAAGCCGAACCCACATGCTTGGATGTCGCCCACCGACGCGCTGATCTATGTCGACAATATCCGGGCCGCCTTTGTCGAGGCCGATCCGGCCAATGCGGATATCTATAATGCCAATGCCGAGGCCTATGCGGCTGAGATCACCGCCACGGTGGAGCCGATCCGCCAGGCTCTCTCCGCCATTCCCGAGGAGAACCGCTGGCTGGTGACCTCGGAAGGGGCCTTTTCCTATCTGGCGCGCGATTTCGGTTTGAAGGAGCTCTATCTCTGGCCGATCAATGCCGACCAGCAGGGAACCCCGCGCCAGGTGCGCAACGTTATCGATGCAGTGCGCGAGCACAATATTCCGGTGGTGTTTTCGGAAAGCACGATCTCGTCCAAGCCCGCCGAGCAGGTGGCGCGCGAGACTGGCGCCAAATATGGCGGCGTGCTCTATGTTGACTCTCTGTCCGAAGCGGACGGCCCGGTCCCGACCTATCTCGACCTGCTCGACGTGACGACAGCGACTATTGCGGCAGGATTGACCCAGTGA